The sequence below is a genomic window from Candidatus Eisenbacteria bacterium.
GACGCGCGTGACCACGCTCGGCGAGGTGACCGCCTCCTTCGCACACGAGCTCAATCAGCCGCTCGCCGCCATCACCAACAACGCCAGTGCGTGTCGCGCGCTGCTCGCGAGTGGGCGCCAGGAGCGGGGGGAGCTGCAAGAGGTTCTGGGGGACATCGTCGCCGATGCCGAACGGGCGAGCGCGATCATCGAGCGCGTGCGGGCCCTCGCGAAGCGCTCGACGCCCGAACGGGCGGAGCTGCGGCTCGTTGACGTCGTGAAGGACGTGCTCGCGCTGGCTGCGGCCGAGTTCGCTGCGCGTCACGTGTCGATTTGCACGGACATGCCTGCCGACCTCCCCGTCGTGGTCGGCGACCGCGTGCAGCTCCAGCAGGTGTTGTTGAACCTGGTCATCAACGGCATGGACGCCATGAGCAGCGTCGAAGAGGCCGAGCGGAAGCTCGCGATCGTCGGGCAGCTCGATGAGCAGGACGGTCACCCTGCGGTGAGGATCAGCGTGCAGGACCGCGGGATCGGCCTGCAGCCCGAGGAGACGGACCGCCTCTTCGAGGCGTTCTATACCACCAAACCGCACGGCATGGGCCTGGGCCTCGCGATCAGTCGTTCGATCATCGAGGTGCACGGGGGCCGCCTGTGGGCCGAGTCGAACCTCGATCGCGGCGCCGTCTTCTGCTTCCGCCTTCTCGCGGCGAAAGCATCTGTAGCCACGATCTCCCATCCGCCGACCGCCTCGTAGACGTCGGACTGGCTCTGCCGAGGGCGCCGATATTTCGGCGCGCCATTGGCGTAGCCGCCTGCTCCGGCGTGCGAGGCGCGCTGGGCACGTCCTCCGACGATCTCGACCTCGGCATGCTCGATGCCACGGCGGTGGTCACGTTTCTCGCCGCGCAGCGGACGCTGCAGGACGAGGGATTCCAGGGAAGAGGAGCGCTCGCGATGACGGGGATGGCCTTCGCGGGCGAGGCGTCTACGGTGCGCTGTTGAGCGCGCTGCTCGGGATCGTCTCGACCAGTCCCGCGGCAATCCCGTTCCTGCTGATCGAACGATTGCTGGGCGCTGCTCGTTTCCAACACCTTGTTGATCGGTTGCTGTCCGTGGTTGGCCACCGGCGCAGCTGCGCATACTCACAAGTATCGAATCGTTCGCGTTCCTGGCGGCAAGCTTCGCGCTCGTGGCGATAGCCGCCCGACTCGTGGGCTGATCCGCGAACAGGAAGCCGGTCGTCGATCGGGGCGGGCCGAGTTGCAGCGCTGGGCATTCGGACGGACCCTCCCGGGAGCACGGATGGGATGGGGAGGCGAAGATGACCAGGGACGATGCGACGCGAAGTGGCGAGGGTACGCGAGCCTCCGCCGCCGCGACGGGCGGCACGTGGGAGAGAGCGCTGGATCTCTTGCGCGAATGGGACCCGGCTTGGGCCGAGACTTGCCTTCGGATGACGACCAATCCGTGGCAGTCTGGGGTGCTCTCCCGCAAGACAGTGGAGCTCATCAGCATCGCATTGAACGCCGGAGCCGCAGTCCCGCATCCCGAGAGCGCTCGCCGCCACATCCGTGCGGCACTGGAGGCCGGAGCCAGTCGCGACGAAATCCTGCTGGTCCTCAAGCTGTCCGCGCTGCGCTCCGTTCGTTCTAGCGCGTTCGCGGGCCACCTTCTGGTCGAAGAGCTACCCCCGTCCGACCTCGAGGGCCGACGGACGCCGGCGCAGGCGCCGACGCCGACCGTCGACATGCTGCGGGCTGCCGGCCGATGGGATGGCGTCTGGGATTCCTTCGTCTACCTGGATCCAGAGTGGACCGAGGAAGTCATTGCCACCCGAGTGGAACTGGAAAAGAGTGGCGTCATGGCGCCGAAGCTCTTCGCCTTCCTGAGCGTCGCCTACTACGCATCACAGGGACATCTCCAACCAGCCGAGACGCGCCGGCACATCAAGGCCGCGATGCGAGCCGGGGCCACCTGGGAAGAGCTCATCGAAGTCCTCAAGCTGTGTTTCGTGCAGAGCGTGCAGGCCTGCAACTTCCTGGTGCCGATCCTCGACGAGGAGCTCGCGCGGCGCTGAGTGCGATCAAGGTTGCGCCAGGTCTCCCGTGCTGACGGCGAAGGCCGCGGCCTGCGTCCAGGCCTCCGCGCGAGCCGCCTGCTCGCGCGCGCGCGCCTGAGCCAGGCTGCGTTCCGCCTCGCGCACATCGGGGAAGCTCGCGAGACCGTGCTGGTAGGACTCGAACGTCGCCGCCCACGCTCGCTCGGAGGCGTCGAGCAGCGCCGCTGCAGCGCGCTGCTTCGCGAGAGCGACCTTGGCGTCGTTGTACGCCTTCCACACCTCGCGAACGGTCTTCTCCTTCGCGTGCTCCAGCTCGTTCTCCGCCTCGCGCCGCCGCGACTCGGCCAGCTTCACCTTGTTCCGGCGCTCGAAGCCTTCGAACAGATCCCACTCGAAACGCAGTCCGACGGAGTACTGCGCTTCGCCTACTCCCTGATAGCTGCTGTCTTCGACCTTGAGCTCGCCGAAGTTCCCGCCGATTTCACCCCGCGCCGCGAGCCGCGGCCAGAACTCGGCGCGCGCCCGCCTCACCTCGGCCTCTTGGGCCTGCACGCTCGCGAGCAGCGCGATCAGATCCGGGCGCTGGGCCAGCGCGCGGTCCACGGCCTCGTCGACCGACTCCGTGAGCTCCCGAGGCAACGGCCGCTGCGAGACGTCGACGATCTCGATCGGCGTAGCGGGTCCGATTCCGACACTCTCGAGGAGCGCCATGCGGGCGTCGTGCTCCGCGGCCATCGCGTCCTCGAGTTCGTACGCGGCTCTCGCGACTTCCTCCTGCACCTGCAGAACCTCGGGCCGCGTGGCAAGGCCGTGCTCCTTGCGCGCGACCACGGCGTCTTCGACGCTGCGCGCCGAGTCGAGGGCCGCCTGGTTGGCGTGCCGCTTGCCGCGTGCCGCCGTCAGCGCGTAGAAGTCCCGGGTGACGTCGAAAACGACCTCCTGGTGCTTCGCATTGAACCCCGCGTTGGCCTCGGCGACGAGCGCCTGGGCCGCATCGACCGCGGCGCGGCGGCGGCCGAAGTCCAGCAGCAGCCACTCGAGGCTCAACGCGGGGATGAGGAAATGCGTGTCGGCCCGGAACACGCCGCCGGGGACTACCGTCTCGGGAATCGGGAGCGGCACCGATGCGATCGCGGCGGTCGCGACCGCGGCGAGCTTCGGATA
It includes:
- a CDS encoding carboxymuconolactone decarboxylase family protein: MTRDDATRSGEGTRASAAATGGTWERALDLLREWDPAWAETCLRMTTNPWQSGVLSRKTVELISIALNAGAAVPHPESARRHIRAALEAGASRDEILLVLKLSALRSVRSSAFAGHLLVEELPPSDLEGRRTPAQAPTPTVDMLRAAGRWDGVWDSFVYLDPEWTEEVIATRVELEKSGVMAPKLFAFLSVAYYASQGHLQPAETRRHIKAAMRAGATWEELIEVLKLCFVQSVQACNFLVPILDEELARR
- a CDS encoding TolC family protein: MAAGLARPEAGERPGSPEPVAIDAQKIYELAELIDVAQRNNPETRVAWERVRQAAIGTGLAEGAYYPKLAAVATAAIASVPLPIPETVVPGGVFRADTHFLIPALSLEWLLLDFGRRRAAVDAAQALVAEANAGFNAKHQEVVFDVTRDFYALTAARGKRHANQAALDSARSVEDAVVARKEHGLATRPEVLQVQEEVARAAYELEDAMAAEHDARMALLESVGIGPATPIEIVDVSQRPLPRELTESVDEAVDRALAQRPDLIALLASVQAQEAEVRRARAEFWPRLAARGEIGGNFGELKVEDSSYQGVGEAQYSVGLRFEWDLFEGFERRNKVKLAESRRREAENELEHAKEKTVREVWKAYNDAKVALAKQRAAAALLDASERAWAATFESYQHGLASFPDVREAERSLAQARAREQAARAEAWTQAAAFAVSTGDLAQP